From one Danio rerio strain Tuebingen ecotype United States chromosome 19, GRCz12tu, whole genome shotgun sequence genomic stretch:
- the ftr56 gene encoding tripartite motif-containing protein 16: protein MAESRFSQEQFSCPVCLELLKNPVAIPCGHSYCMSCITDYWHHEDEKRVYSCPQCRQTFSPRPALNKNTMLAEVVEQLKKTKHHTAAVPAGDGDVECDSCTGRKHKAIKSCLVCLNSYCQNHLEQHENLFKGKRHNLIDATGRLQEMICRKHDKLLEIYCRTDQRCICMLCMVDEHKDHETVSTSAERTEKQKQLGEIQRKFQQQIQKRERKLQELNEAVKIHERSAQTAVKDSERVFSELIRSIERKRSEVTQMIRDQEKITVGRAEGLLKQLQQEIDDLRGKNAKLEQLSHTHDHICFIQSFASLPVPPASPDVPSITVSSYDDVGKSVSQLRQKLEDFCREETENISGQVTCIQIIPTPEYESRNDFLQYFCHFSLDPNTAHQCLCLSERSRVVTLSSRQNYPDHLDRFDQCRQVLCRESVCGRCYWEVEWSGNVDISVSYKSISRKGEGDVQCRFGCNDQSWSLSCSRSSCSFRHNDIKTDLAVVPGNRIGVYVDHSAGILSFYSVSDTMTLIHRVHTRFTQPLYPGFRFLHVFVGILKQVLDNFSGETARVKLCDR, encoded by the exons ATGGCTGAATCCAGGTTTTCTCAGGAGCAGTTCAGCTGTCCAGTGTGTTTGGAGCTCTTGAAGAATCCAGTGGCCATTCCATGTGGACACAGTTACTGTATGAGCTGCATTACCGACTACTGGCATCACGAGGATGAGAAGAGAGTTTATAGCTGCCCTCAGTGCAGACAGACCTTCAGTCCAAGACctgctttaaataaaaacacCATGCTGGCTGAAGTGGTGGAGCAACTGAAGAAGACAAAACATCACACTGCTGCTGTTCCTGCTGGAGATGGAGACGTGGAGTGTGACAGCTGTACTGGAAGAAAACACAAAGCCATCAAGTCCTGTCTGGTGTGTCTGAACTCTTACTGTCAAAATCATCTTGAACAACATGAGAATCTCTTCAAAGGTAAAAGACACAACCTAATAGACGCTACTGGACGGCTTCAGGAGATGATCTGCCGTAAACATGATAAACTCCTAGAAATTTACTGCCGTACAGACCAGAGGTGTATTTGTATGCTCTGTATGGTGGATGAACACAAAGATCATGAAACTGTATCAACTTCAGCAGAGAGGACAGAGAAACAG AAACAATTAGGAGAGATACAGAGAAAATTCCAGCAGCAAATCCAGAAAAGAGAGAGGAAGCTTCAAGAGCTAAATGAAGCTGTGAAGATTCATGAG CGCTCTGCACAGACAGCAGTGAAGGACAGTGAGAGGGTCTTTTCTGAACTCATCCGCTCCATTGAGAGAAAACGCTCTGAGGTCACACAGATGATCAGAGATCAAGAAAAGATCACAGTCGGTCGAGCTGAAGGACTCTTGAAGCAACTGCAGCAGGAGATTGATGATCTGAGAGGGAAGAACGCTAAGCTGGAGcagctttcacacacacacgATCACATCTGTTTCATCCAG AGTTTCGCATCTCTCCCTGTTCCTCCTGCATCTCCTGATGTCCCCAGCATTACTGTTAGTTCTTATGATGATGTAGGAAAATCTGTCTCTCAACTGAGACAGAAACTGGAGGATTTCTGCAGAGAGGAGACTGAAAACATATCTGGTCAAG TGACATGCATCCAGATCATTCCCACTCCAGAATATGAGAGCAGGAATGACTTCCTACAAT atTTCTGTCATTTCTccctggatccaaacacagctcatcaatgtctctgtctgtctgagaGGAGCAGAGTAGTGACCTTATCTAGCAGACAGAATTATCCTGATCATTTAGACAGATTTGATCAGTGTCGTCAGGTGCTGTGCAGAGAGAGTGTTTGTGGACGCTGCTACTGGGAGGTGGAGTGGAGTGGGAATGTAGATATTTCAGTGTCATATAAAAGCATCAGCAGAAAGGGAGAGGGTGACGTTCAGTGTAGATTTGGATGTAAtgatcagtcctggagtttgtctTGCTCCCGCTCCAGTTGTTCATTCAGACACAATGACATAAAGACTGATCTCGCTGTAGTGCCCGGCAATAGAATAGGAGTgtatgtggatcacagtgcaggaattCTGTCCTTCTACAGTGTTTCTGACACAATGACCCTCATCCACAGAGTCCACACCAGATTCACTCAGCCCCTCTATCCTGGCTTTAGatttttacatgtatttgttggtattttaaaacaagttttagataatTTTTCAGGTGAAACTGCAAGAGTTAAACTGTGTGACAGATAG